In Drosophila santomea strain STO CAGO 1482 chromosome 3L, Prin_Dsan_1.1, whole genome shotgun sequence, a single window of DNA contains:
- the LOC120450009 gene encoding accessory gland protein Acp76A — MACHQLKYSVLCVFLLFQSTFQQNVSLQMLKEIDRYTPDNYVLSLLNIELILFEIYAAKAIESSITLERNLITGTGDPDARMEIQKWGLRYNKASRAKFEMANKVAVSQRLPLSKKLRLINELLITSAKKYDVAKDVKPSISMDNWLSPHLDDVLGSFVQAKKTNAAENIVALSGMSVTPRWSTPFQSQINRYFVKKHGTGYGSKAPLCVPMMHSLAMFETMSTDEAKGIYIRFSTANMGMLILLPRKGVSCKDILDNLSNQVNVEMNDPKHIHLILPIFKEKFDYNIAKFLNGINIYDALKDSGFSSKPNIKINDFRVNHGVQFEPTQRLNVVEDIDTQNAQTFEVNRAFVFVIKDSDFVYAVGRVENLDGLTHKVNCSKKFDDLKS; from the exons CGATAACTATGTACTATCATTGTTGAATATAGAGTTAATTCTCTTTGAGATCTATGCCGCTAAGGCAATCGAGAGTAGCATTACATTGGAAAGGAACTTGATCACCGGCACAGGAGACCCCGACGCAAGAATGGAAATCCAGAAATGGGGCTTGAGATATAACAAAGCCTCGAGAGCCAAGTTCGAGATGGCTAATAAGGTGGCTGTGTCTCAGAGACTACCGCTATCGAAAAAGTTACGTCTGATAAACGAATTGCTGATAACGAGTGCCAAGAAGTATGATGTAGCAAAAGATGTAAAACCCTCAATATCAATGGACAATTGGTTGTCCCCACATTTGGATGATGTACTCGGCTCCTTTGTCCAAGCTAAGAAGACAAACGCGGCTGAAAACATTGTAGCCCTCAGTGGAATGTCAGTTACTCCCCGTTGGAGTACTCCTTTCCAATCGCAGATAAACAGATATTTTGTCAAGAAGCATGGCACCGGATATGGCTCGAAAGCCCCCTTATGTGTGCCCATGATGCACTCCTTGGCCATGTTTGAAACAATGTCCACGGACGAGGCCAAAGGAATATACATCCGATTCTCTACGGCAAACATGGGTATGTTGATTCTTCTGCCAAGAAAAGGAGTCAGCTGCAAGGACATTTTAGACAACTTGAGCAACCAGGTCAACGTGGAAATGAACGATCCCAAGCATATTCACTTGATACTGCCCATATTCAAGGAGAAGTTTGACTACAATATAGCTAAATTCCTCAATGGAATTAATATTTACGACGCGCTTAAAGATTCCGGGTTTAGTTCGAAACCCaacataaaaatcaatgaTTTTAGAGTCAACCATGGTGTACAATTTGAACCCACCCAACGTTTAA ATGTAGTTGAGGATATTGATACTCAAAATGCCCAAACGTTCGAAGTAAATCGCGCATTTGTGTTTGTCATAAAGGATAGTGACTTCGTGTACGCAGTTGGTCGAGTTGAAAACCTAGATGGACTGACTCACAAAGTAAATTGCTCCAAGAAATTCGATGATCTTAAGTCATAA